The window TTACAAGACAATCCTTCTTCTGTGCATATGTAGCTTGATATTCAGAGTGTATTTATATTGCTACGCTTCTTTGTTCAGGCATTCTAACCAACACTGCTATAGAATTTTACTGGAAGCTGCTCCATCAGTACTTAAATACCAAGCCAGAAGAATATAGGTACAGCCTGTGAAGCATCCAATGCCTAGCAGAAAAATCTACATGAAAGTTTATTCTTCACATATCGAAAGAGCTATATTTTTTAGCGGAAAATTTTAGGGGAGGCCCCGACAGTAAAATTTATTAAAAAGTTAGAATGTGCAAAGGATAATACCAAGTACTCGAGCGTCCGTGCGATATCCAAAATGGACTTCACACCGGCTGAAATAACAGCCACAGGAGTCTTTCCAAGTTCAGTTAAGTCAGATGAGATGTCCATGGCTGCATCAAAATGGTAATTGTGTCCATCAAGCATTGAGCAGACAAGTTTAGTCTTTCATGACCATTACAAAGAATGATATTTAAGCAAGATATGTTAATCAAGTTAACAATGTCGTGTGTGCTCCCCATCTCAAGGTTTAAGTCCACTAATCTGTAACTATATATTATAGATAGAGTAATACCACCATCTTAAATTAACTAGAGAATATCAGAAAGCTGCAACTCAAGAGAAATATTATCTATGTTTCCTGCTAAATGTTAACACGTATAGTCTAGTCTTCCTATGTTAATCAAGTTAATGTAGTGTGTACTCCAAGTCTCGAGGTTTAAGTCCAGTAATGTATAACTATACATCATAGAGTAATACCAGCATCCTAAATTAAAAACAGAACAACAGAAAGCTGCAAAAGACATAAGACTGAAAAAACTACAATCATAAGAACTCAAAAGAAATATCTATATACGTTGCCTGCTAAGTGTTAACACATATAGTCTAGCAAAACATATTCTTTGATAGAGAAACTCAAACAGACGCGAAATACAATATCAATGCTATGATAAATTAACTTTTCTTAAGAAAATATCATGAACTTAAAATGTAAAGTTTTTTATGCTATCCTCGAAGAAATAAGTTCATTTGCTTGCTTACTCTGTAAGAAATACTGAGCAACATGCCTAAATTAGCTGTTCCAACCTCATTTATCTCATGATAATAGACAATGATCAGAGCTACAACAACTGCCCTTTCATAATTCGGACAAATCAATGGGAACATTTTTAGTACACTGTGAACCTAAACAAGGATTCCTTACACAACTGGAAGCTACTTACTTTTTTCACCGTATCTGTGTACGCCTCCAATTCCCCCAGTCACAAAAATTGGTATACCAACCTGAATTTCAGAATAACTTAATTGCTTTATACTACTATAAAGAAGATTttggtgctagctacacatggctatCAAATAAAACCAAGATAAATAAGACGAGTAAGATGTAATGTTTCTTGAAAGAACCTTATGAGCAAAAAACATGGTGGCAGAGACTGTCGTAGCACCATTGCCGCCTGACGCAACCTGAAAATTAGTAAAACAATAAAAAATGAATACAAAAAATGACAAACATAAATGTTAATCAGAGGGGCTATATATCTAGGCACGAGGTAAATCCCAGATTTGAAAAAAATACACAttcttaattctttcatgaatgatGGCATGCCAATTTCAGCGCAATGCTTAATGATTTCACAAGAGTTTACAGTTTGACTTAAGAAGGATAAATTTGGGTTGAGCAAGGTACTCACAACTTGCGCGATATCTCTTCTAGCTGTCTTCTGAAACTGACTTCCGCTTATAGCCAAGTTCTTCAGCTGTTCACTGTTAAGCCCTACAATCGTCTGAAGAATATCGGTACTACTAGTAGAAGATAATATTTTCAGATCAAGTGAACAGCCTGATGGTGCCCTGTACACCTTACCAACATGTGGCACGCCGTTCAGAATGGCTATGGTGGCAGGAACAGCGCCGTTCTCCCTGACGATGGCCTCCACCTCCATGGCCGTCTGGAGGTTCTTCGGGTAGGGCATGCCTGCAACGGAAACGCCAATCAAGAACCCCGTGGAGGCTAAGCTAGGGCGCATCGCCGGGGAGGGTCCTCTGCTCTGCTCCGAAGGGGAAAAGTAGGGGGCGAAGATTATTACCGTGGCAGATGATGGTGGACTCGAGGGCGACGACCGCCCCGCCGCTCGCGAGCGCGGCCTCGACCTCCGGAGACACCGCGACGCCTGTCGGCGACGGGTCTTCCCGCGGCGGCGCCTTCGACATCCCCGGCGATCGCTGAGTCCTCCTCGACTGGTTTGACGGCAGCTTCAGCTTCCGCAGCCAGCTGGCGTTCTTTCACCTAGATCCAGGAAATTTGATGATTTGTTAAACTGGTGATTTTTTTTAGGGAAACGATTGgggccggcgcaccggccgaaccaCTCGGCCGGTCGCGCGCGACCTGTGCAATCCCCTTTTCATCGGCCCACAAATTGCTCGCCATTAACGCCCCACGCGGCTgcgctgcttcctctctctctatttCATCTCGCCGGTCTCTATCTCAGTTGGCCGTCGCCGTTCGCCGCCCCCGCCGGCCGTCCTCATCGCCGGTGGCCACCCGCGccggccgtccccgtcgccgttcgCCGTCCTCGCTCGCCGGCCCCGACGGAAGCTGGAACCGCGTCGTGGCCTGCTGCAACCCGTGCCCAGGAGAGCTGCCATCATGGATGGCGAGCATGGTGAACGGCGAGCTGCGAGGACGGCGGCGCTCGCGTTGCAGACATGGCGGAGGCATTGCAGAACCTGCCGCACGCCCTCATGCTACAACCGTTTAACCAAAATGCTTCAAACCaagatgaaaaaagcttcaaccagatacATCAAAAGCTGCAAGCAGTCATTGCCATGGCGGAGTGCTACAACCATCGACATAAAATGCTACAACCCttgatgaaaaagcttcaacccgaaaCGATAGAGAAAGCATTAACCAAGGCTGCTACAAAGAAAAAAGCTGCAACCATTTGATAGAAAAGCTTCGACCGtagatgaaaaaagcttcaaccagatacATCAAAAGCTGCAAGCAGTCATTGCCATGGCGGAGTGCTACAACCGTCGACATAAAATGCTACAACCCTTgataaaaaagcttcaacccgaaACGGTAGAGAAAGCATTAACCAAGGCTGTTTACAAGAAAAAAGCTGCAACCATTTGATAGAAAAGCTTCGACCCTAGATGAAAAAAGCTACAACCATTGAAAAAGAAAGCTACAAACATACACCGCATAACCAGAAAAGTTGCATCCGTTGTAGAGAAAGCTTCAATCATATGTGCGAAATGCTTCAACCTGCGCGTGTCGCCACCGAGCCGCAATCACAGTGGTTGGCTGGCGGCCGTCGCCGACGCAATTTCCTGCAGCCATGAGCATcaacggcgaggggcggcggcggagctatAACCGGGGAGAGCTATAAGCGTCGCCGCTGCAAGCTGCAACCAGCAGATGATAGTTGGAAGCGGcgatggggacggggcggcgaggGTTGgaagcggcgacggggacgggtggCGAGGGTTGGAAGCGGCGGCGGAGACGGGCGGCGAGGGTGTGGACGGGCNNNNNNNNNNNNNNNNNNNNNNNNNNNNNNNNNNNNNNNNNNNNNNNNNNNNNNNNNNNNNNNNNNNNNNNNNNNNNNNNNNNNNNNNNNNNNNNNNNNNNNNNNNNNNNNNNNNNNNNNNNNNNNNNNNNNNNNNNNNNNNNNNNNNNNNNNNNNNNNNNNNNNNNNNNNNNNNNNNNNNNNNNNNNNNNNNNNNNNNNNNNNNNNNNNNNNNNNNNNNNNNNNNNNNNNNNNNNNNNNNNNNNNNNNNNNNNNNNNNNNNNNNNNNNNNNNNNNNNNNNNNNNNNNNNNNNNNNNNNNNNNNNNNNNNNNNNNNNNNNNNNNNNNNNNNNNNNNNNNNNNNNNNNNNNNNNNNNNNNNNNNNNNNNNNNNNNNNNNNNNNNNNNNNNNNNNNNNNNNNNNNNNNNNNNNNNNNNNNNNNNNNNNNNNNNNNNNNNNNNNNNNNNNNNNNNNNNNNNNNNNNNNNNNNNNNNNNNNNNNNNNNNNNNNNNNNNNNNNNNNNNNNNNNNNNNNNNNNNNNNNNNNNNNNNNNNNNNNNNNNNNNNNNNNNNNNNNNNNNNNNNNNNNNNNNNNNNNNNNNNNNNNNNNNNNNNNNNNNNNNNNNNNNNNNNNNNNNNNNNNNNNNNNNNNNNNNNNNNNNNNNNNNNNNNNNNNNNNTTTTTGCTCCAGATCCAACCGCGCACGCCTCGCATCGAACGGCTAGGGCTGGACCGGCCGAAcgtttcggccggtgcgccggcgcctagcatCGCCCTTTTTTTTATTGGAGTGCATGTCTACAAGAGTtgctagttttttttttctttttctttttgcggggTAAGAGTGGCTAGTTTTTAGTTGTAAAATATTTAAAGCTGGCGATACTCGATCTTGCAGGTAATGTTGGTTGTACAAGTTGATTGAGGAAGCCGAGTGTTTGGAAGTGATTGAGATGGTGCAAAATATGGTGGGGGTTATTCGATCGGACCAGCGGCGGCTATCTACGATGATTGTAATTTTGCAATTTTGATCATATTAGCTTTATTTATTGCCCTAGGAAAGTCAATAAGACGGCACATATGTTAACTTGTAGCTACTACCAAACAAATTCGCAGGTCACCCTTTCTTCCAAAAAGTGAATATGTTTATTTAACTGGAAAAATAACGTAATCTGATGAATAACCAGACAATGGCCCTGATcattcaggggaagaagaggatccAACGATGGGGTTGTTCAGTCAAGAGGACGAAGACCACGACTAGCACAGTGGATTAGATGACATTAACACAAAGAAGGTTCCTGAACTTGTCATTGGTTTTGATCAATGCATGATGTCTGCGATGTCTCCAAGGACGTCACCTACAATCTACAACGATGTGAAGCTCCACGTCCAACCTTCGCATGACACAGTCGCAACCGATGTTTGTGGGGTTTGCGGCTTGTTGTGCGTCGTTGGTGCTCGTCTTCCGGTCCGTGTCTTCTTTCAAAGGCGTGAATCACCGCCGTCAAGGATGTCGTGGTGTCAATAGCACCAGCTGTAACATCTCCTAGGGCAAGACAAGCAATGCTTGCCGTGTGCCTTGGCCATATCGAGGAGGCCGAAGGCTACCTGGGCAAGAAACATCATAAAATTCTGGTTAATTGCACTAGGGTTCACCGTAATTTGTTTATATGTCCACATGCATATAACTCTGACATCAGTTATTCTGACTCCTAGTGCTGCCACAGGCAACAATCAAGGTGAACACGGGAACAACATGAATGGCGAGGGCAACAAGCTTGGCGTTGAGAGCGGCAACATAAATTGCAAGGACAACAAGCTTAGTGATAAGAGGCGACAACATGAACGACGAAGGCATGAAGCTTGGCGAATAAAAAGTTCACATCGGCACTGTTGAAGTGGACAACGACGCTGAGAGTATTGGTTTTGAAGTCGTTGTCGATGAAGCGGACATCGAGAATGTTGATTTCGAAGAGTCATGGGTTGAGACACTACGTGAACTTTCACAGTCTTATGTGCAGGGGCGGAGCCATGATTTGAACATGAGGGGGGGTGAGACAGATAATAATCATTTCAAATTATACACCACACAAGAATATAGTCTCAATAGTAGAATTGATATGAGTGCATGACAACGTATGTTTAGCAAAAAAAGAAGTTACATATCTATCAACTGAAATTCAGCTCTACGAGTACCATCGTCGAAAATGTGGATAATCTCATCAGATGTGACTTTTGCAGCTATATCCTTTCCAATGT is drawn from Triticum dicoccoides isolate Atlit2015 ecotype Zavitan chromosome 4A, WEW_v2.0, whole genome shotgun sequence and contains these coding sequences:
- the LOC119284530 gene encoding pseudouridine-5'-phosphate glycosidase-like, whose protein sequence is MSKAPPREDPSPTGVAVSPEVEAALASGGAVVALESTIICHGMPYPKNLQTAMEVEAIVRENGAVPATIAILNGVPHVGLNSEQLKNLAISGSQFQKTARRDIAQVVASGGNGATTVSATMFFAHKVGIPIFVTGGIGGVHRYGEKTMDISSDLTELGKTPVAVISAGVKSILDIARTLEYLETQGVTVAAYRTNEFPAFFTETSGCKVPCRVDSPEECAKIIYANQNMHLGSGILIAVPVPKQHAASGKVIESAIQQSLKEADDKKIIGNAITPFILDRVKVLTGGSSLEANIALVKNNALTGAKIAVALSDLRKRVTNRPVRSAL